A stretch of DNA from Streptomyces rubradiris:
ACCAGCTCGATGGCCCGGGGGAAGTCGGTCAGCGGCACCTCGTGCGTGACCAGCGGCAGCGGGTCCAGCAGCCCGGCGCCGAACACCCGCACGGTGTGCGCCCAGGCGTCCGGCGGCGCGCCGAAGACGGTGTGCACCTCCAGCTGCCGTACGACGAGATCGGTCGGGTCGAGCCCGTCCGCGCCCGGCGCGGGGATGCCGGTGAGGACCAGGCGCCCGCCGCGCCGCAGCAGCGCGGCGGCGGTCCGCGCGGCGGAGGCGGACCCGGCGGTCTCGATCACCACGTCGAAGTCGGCGGGCAGCTCCTGGTTCCGCAGCCGGAAGTCGCTCGCCCCGAACCGCCGGGCCAGCGCCTCCCGGTCGTTCCGGGTGCCCACGACCAGCAGCTCGGCCGGCGAGCCGGCCGCGAGGAACTGCACGGCGAACATCCCGAGGGTGCCGGTGCCGACCACCGCGACCCGCTCGCCCGGCCGGGCGTTCGCCTTCAGCGCGGCGGCGGCGACGCAGGCGGCCGGCTCCAGCAGCGCGGCGGCGGTGAGGTCGGCGTCGTCGGGCAGTACGTGCAGCAGCCGGGCGGGCAGGGTGAGGGTGGCCGCCATGGCGCCGGGCCGGGTGAACCCGGTCTCCTCGTACCCGGCGGTGCACAGTGTGGTCTCGCCCGCGTGACAGCGGTCGCACACCTGGCAGTTGCGGAAGCCCTCGCCGACCACCTTGCGGCCGGCCAGCGAGCCGGGTACCCCGGCCCCCACCGCGGTGACCGTCCCCGACCACTCGTGCCCGGGGACGAGCGGGTAACGGACGTACCCCTCGGGCCGGTTGCCCTGGTACACCTCGCGGTCGCTGCCGCAGATGCCGACCGCGTGCACGGCCACCAGCGCCTCGCCGGGGCCCGGTTCGCGCGGTGTGTGGGCCTCGACCCGGTGCACGCCCGGGGCCTCGACGAGGACCTGTGAACTCACCGGGCGTCCTTCGGATTGCGCTTCTCCCAGCCCTCGGCCCACAGGTCGAAGTGGGCCCGCTGCTGCGGGAACTCGGCCGCCGCGTCGACGTCCAGCTCGACGCCGAGACCGGGCGCGTCGGAGAGGTGGAAGCAGCCGTCCTCCGGGTTCACCTGCGGCGCGCCCTTGACCACCTTCTTGATCTCCGCGTCCGCGAAGTCGTTGAAGTGTTCGAGGATCTTGAAGTTCGGGGAGGTGAAGCCGACCTGGAGGGAGGCGGCGGTGAGCACGGACCCGCCGACGTTGTGCGGGGCGACCAGCATGTAGTGGGTCTCGGCGGTGGCGGCGAGCTTGCGGGTCTCCCAGATGCCGCCGATGTGGCCGACGTCGGGCTGGATGATGTCCACGGCCTGGCTGTCGAACAGCTCGCGGAACTCGATGCGGTCGTGGATGCGCTCGCCGGTGGCCACCGGCATGTCGACCTTGGCGGCGACCTTCTGAAGCGCCTTCAGGTTCTCCGGCGGCACCGGCTCCTCCAGCCAGGCCGGCTTGAACGGCGCCATCTCCTTGGCCAGCCGGACCGCGGTGGCGGGGGAGAAGCGGCCGTGCATCTCCAGCATCAGCTCCGCGTCCGGGCCGATGGCGTCCCGCACGGCCTCGATGAGCGAGACGGCGTACAGGGTCTCCTGGTGGTCCAGCTCGAAGTGGCCGGTGCCGAACGGGTCGATCTTCAGCGCCTTGTAACCGCGCTCCATGACCCCCTGGGCGGCCTTGTGGTACGCCTCCGGCGTCCGCTCGGTGGTGTACCAGCCGTTGGCGTACGCCTTGACCTTGTCGGTGACCTTCCCGCCGAGCAGCTGCCACACCGGCACACCCAGCGCCTTGCCCTTGATGTCCCAGCACGCCATCTCGACCACCGCGATGCCGGACATCACGATCTCGCCGGCGCGGCCGTAGTCGCCGTACTTCATACGGCGCACCAGGTCCTCGACGGCGAACGGATCCGAGCCGAGGATGTGGTTGACCTCGGCCTCCCGCAGATAGCCGATCAGCGCGTCCGTATGCCCGAGCATCCGGGTCTCGCCGACTCCCGTGATCCCCTCGTCGGTGTGCACCTGGACATAGGTCAGGTTGCGCCACGGCGTGCCGACCACGTGTGTGCTGATTCCGGTGATGCGCACGGCAGTTGCCCTTCAGCTGTTCGGTATTTCGTCGCTCGTTCGAAATGCTGGCGTGACAGTAAGGACGGGGCGCCGGGGGTGTCAATGGGTCGAACAGGTAACGGTTTCGGCAAGGCTTTCGAGATTGTTTCGCTCCCGCACCGAACCTTCACAGCCGCGCCTGGAACCCGGCCCGCGCGGACTCTAGTCTTCCCGCGTCATGGACTATTGCCACCCCTGTCGACGCCACCTGAACGGCGCCCTGGCGTGCCCCGGCTGCGGCACGCCCGCCTCCGGCGACGGCTACGACGACGCGTACGGCGCCGGAGAGGCGTCGTGGGACGCCTGGGGTGGGCCGGCGCGCGGAACCGGGCGTGACGGGGACGCCTACGGGCTCACCGCGAGCTGCCTGCCGGACCAGGCGTCCACCACGACGGAGGGGTGGCCCGCCGGGAACGGCCAGGGGAGCACGGGGAGCGGTTGGCGCCCCGGCGGGAACGGCCAGGGGAGCACGGGGAGCGGTTGGCGCCCCGGCGGGAACGGCCCTGCGCCCGCCGGAATCCACTACGCCCCGCCCGGCACCGTCCGCGTGCCCGAGCAGCGCGGCCCGGGACCCGCCGGGCCGGGCCGCGCGCCGGCCGGGGGCGGTGGCGAAGCGGGCGTGGACGGTGGTGAACTCGGCGGCTCCGGCGGGGAGTTCAGCGACGACGGCCGGGCGCCCGGCGGTGACGGCAGTGCCTCGGCCGGTGGTCGCCGCCCGCCTGTCGGCGAGGGCGCCCACGCGGACGCCGGTGTTCACAGGGACGCCGGTGTCCACACCGCCGAGGGGCACACCGGTGGCGGGTACGCCGATGAGGGGCACCCTGTCGAATGGCAGTCCGCCGAAGGGGCCGCCGACGAGGAGCGCCCCGCCGAGGAGTCCGTCGGCGGGCGGGGCGGTGTCCGTGCCGGGAGGGGGCGGCGGGAGCGCAAGGCGGCCGGGCACCGGCGCCGTCGGCGGCGGGTCCTGGTGGTCGTCGCCGGATTCGTGCTCGCGGCCGGCGGGCTCAGTCTCGCGGAGCTGGGTACGGACGCGCCCTTCTCGCCCTTCGCCGACGACCCTTCGGCCACGGCCGGTCAGACCGAGGCGGAGGACGATTCCGGTTCCGGCGCCCCGGACCGTACGGCGGGACCGGCCGGCGTGACCTCGGGCGCCGTCCCGGGCGCGGCCTCCGGCTCCCCGGACGCCCCGGCCCCGGGCTCCGACTCCGCCCCGCCGGCCGCGGGGGACGCGAGCGACGAGGACGACACGGGCGACACGGGGGACACGGGGGACACGGACGGCAAGGGTTCCGCTTCCGCCTCGCCGGGGGAGTCCGGCGAGGCGGGACAGTCGGGCACCACCGGTGCCACGGATTCCGGCACACCGGCGACGACGTCCGCCGCCCCGGCTCCCACCGGGCCCGCCACCACCGCCCCCACTCCGGACCCGACGACCTCGGCCCCGGCCCCCACGCCCTCGCCCGAGAAGGCCTGCGACCGCTGGCTGTGGTGGTGCCGCTGAGCTGTGGTGGTGCCGCTGAGCGGTGGTGGTGCCGCTGAGCGGTGCTGGGGCCGCGCCCGAGCGGCGCGCACACGACGGCAGCCGCATCCCACGTCCAAGGATGCGGCTGCCGTCGTGGCCGACGACGCGGATCAGGCCAGCGTCACGGTGATGTTGCCCCGGGTCGCCTTCGAGTACGGGCACACCTGGTGCGCCTTCTCGACCAGGCTCTTCGCGGTCGCGGCGTCGACGTTCGGGATGTTCGCGGAGATCTCCACGATGATCCCGAAGCCGTCGTCGTTCTTGCCGATGCCGACCTTGGCGGTGACCGTCGACCCGGAGATGTCGGCGCCCTCCTGGCGGGCGACGACGCCCAGCGCCCCCTGGAAGCAGGCGCTGTAGCCCGCGGCGAACAGCTGCTCGGGGTTGGTGCCGGCGCCGCTGCCGCCCATCTCCTTGGGCGGGTTGACGACCACGTCGAGCTTGCCGTCGTCGGTGGCGACCCGGCCGTCACGGCCGTTCTCGGCGGTGGCGACGGCGGTGTACAGGACGTCGGACTGCGTGATGGGCATGCGGTTGTCTTCCTCCTCGGTCCACGGCGACTCGCGCCCACGATCGCCACAGGATTCCGGAAAGAAGTTACCGCATCGCGAAAAAACCGGGAAGGTCGGAGCCTGAGCGGGAGCTCCAGGTCAGAGCTTGACGACCATCTTGCCGATGTTGTCGCCGCGCAGGATGCCGAGGAACGCCTCCAGGGTGTTCTCGACGCCCTCGACCACGGTCTCGCGGTACTTCAGCGCGCCCGAGGCCACCCACGGGCCGACCTCCTGGACGAACTGCGGCTGGAGGTCGTAGTGGTCGCCGACCAGGAAGCCCTCGATCCGGCCGCGGGTCTGGATCAGCCGGGCCAGGTTCGTCGGGCCGGGCGCGGGCTCGGTGTTGTTGTAGACCGAGATCATGCCGCAGATCGCGATCCGGCCGCCCTGGTTGAGCGAGCCGATGGCCGCCTCCAGGTGGTCCCCGCCGACGTTGTCGAAGTAGACGTCGATGCCGTCGGGCGCCGCCTGCCGCAGCTGCTCGGCGACCGGGCCCTTCTTGTAGTTGAACGCGGCGTCGAAGCCGTACTCGTTCACCAGCAGCTCGACCTTCTCGTCGGACCCGGCCGAGCCGATGACCCGGGAGGCGCCCTTGAGCTTGGCGATCTGGCCCACCTGGCTGCCCACGGCACCGGCCGCGCCGGACACGAATACGCTGTCGCCCTCCTTGAAGGAGGCGGTGCGCAGCAGGCCGGCGTAGGCGGTCAGGCCGGTCATGCCGAGGACGCCGAGGTACGCCGACAGCGGCACGTCCTCGGTGCCGACCTTGACGGCGTTCTTCGCGTCCACGACCGCGTACTCGCGCCAGCCGAAGAAGTGCAGGACGTGGTCGCCGGCCTCGATGCCCTCGGCCTTGGACTCGATCACCTCGCCGACCGCGCCGCCCTGCATGACCTTGCCCAGCTCGAAGGGGGCGACGTAGGACTTGGCGGCGCTCATCCGGCCGCGCATGTACGGGTCGACGGAGAGGTACTTGTTCCGCACCAGCACCTGGCCCTCGCCCGGGGCCGGGACGGGTGACTCGACGAGCGCGAAGTCCTCGGGCTTCGGCCAGCCGACGGGACGGCTGAGGAGGTGCCACTCGCGGTTGATCATGACGGAGCCTTTCGGGGTGGTACTTCACTACCTGAAACAACCATGCTCCTGAATATTTCATGATGTCAAGTAACCGGGTATCCTGGCGGGCATGCCCACCCCATCGAACGCCCGCCGCCCCGACCCCCTCGCCCTGGAGGTCGTCGAGCTGATCGGTGAGGTCGTGGCCCGCTTCTACGCGGACTACGAGGAGGCGGCGGGCGAGCACACCCTGACCGGCCCGCAGGCCCGGCTGCTCAGCCTGCTCTCGCTGGAGCCGCTGCCCATGCGCAAGCTGGCCCAGAAGCTGAAGTGCGAGCCGTCGAACGTCACCGGGATCGTGGACCGGCTGGAGTCCCGGGGGCTGGTGGAGCGCCGCCCCGACCCGGCCGATCGCCGGGTGAAGGTGGCCGCCGCCACCGAGCGGGGCCGCGAGGTGGCCCGGGACCTGCGCGAGGGCCTGCGGTTCGCCCGCGAACCCCTCGCGGGGCTGTCCGAGGAGGAGCGCCGCTCCCTGCGTGACCTGCTGCGCCGCATGCTCGGGGCCTGAGCGCCGTACCGCCTCGCGGAGCCAGTAGAGTCCTGGCCATGCGCGATCTCGGGGTGGGTTTCGGTTATCTGCTGAAGGGCCAGCGGTGGGTGACCCGGCACGGGCGCCGGTACGGCTTCGGCCTGCTGCCCGGCCTGATCACACTGGTGCTGTACGCCGCCGCGCTGGTCGCGCTGGCCGTCTGGGGCGAGGACGCCGTCGCCTGGGCCACCCCGTTCGCCGACGACTGGTCCAGCCCTTGGCAGGGCCTGTTCCGCGGCTTCCTGACGGCCGTCCTGTTCGCGCTCGGCCTGCTGCTGGCCGTGCTCACCTTCACGGCCGTCACCCTGCTGGTCGGCCAGCCCTTCTACGAGTCCCTCTCCGAGCAGGTCGACGCCGACGTCTCGCCCGACGGCACCGCCCCCGAGTCCGGCCTGCCGCTCTGGCGCGAACTGTGGATCTCCGCCCGGGACAGCCTGCGGGTCCTGGTCCGGGCCGGACTGTGGGGCGTGCTGCTCTTCGCCCTCGGCTTCCTGCCGTTCGTCGGGCAGACCGTCGTCCCCGTGATCGGCTTCTTCGTCACCGGCTTCTTCCTCACCGAGGAACTCGCCGCCGTCGCCCTCCAGCGCAGGGACGTCGACCTGCGCGCCCGGCTCGCCCTGCTGCGCTCCCGCAAGACGCTGGTCTGGGGGTTCGGCACCCCCCTCGGCCTGGCCTTCCTGGTCCCGTTCGTCGCGGTGTTCCTGATGCCGGGCGCGGTCGCGGGCGCCACGCTGCTCGCCCGTGACCTGCTCGGCGAGGAGACCACCGACGCCGACGCCCCCGGCGGGCGGCCCGACACGGAGGACGTCACCTCCTGACCGGCGGTGACCGGGCGCGGCCACCTACCGGGCCACCGGCGGTGCGGGCACGATGGAGGCTCCCGCACGGGCCGGTGCGGGCGCCACGAGGAGGTACCGATGACGGGACCGGAGCCCACCCCCGCCGAGGAGGCCCGCGAGGCCGTCGTGGCGGCTGCCCTGCACGCGCTCGACCTCGACGCCAAGACCCGGCTGCTGGCCGGGCAGGACATGTGGAGCCTGCCCGCGCTGCCCGGAATCGGCCTGGCGTCCCTGGTGATGTCGGACGGCCCGGTCGGCGTCCGGGGCGTGCGCTGGAGTGCCGACGACCCCTCCGTGGCCCTGCCCTCGCCGACCGCGCTCGCCGCCGCCTGGGACCCGGAACTCGCCCGCCGCGCCGGGGTGCTGCTCGCCCAGGAGGCCCGCCGCAAGGGCGTCCACGTCCTGCTCGCTCCGACCGTCAACCTGCACCGCTCCCCGCTCGGCGGCCGTCACTTCGAGTGCTACAGCGAGGACCCGTACCTGACCGGGGTGATCGGCGGCGGGTATGTGCGCGGCGTCCAGTCCGGCGGGGTCGGCGCCACCGTCAAGCACTTCGTCGCCAACGACGCCGAGACCGACCGGTTCACGGTGGACAACCTGGTCTCCGAACGCGCCCTGCGCGAGCTGTACCTGGCGCCCTTCGAGGCCATCGTGCGCGGCGCCCGCCCGTGGGGCGTCATGACCGCCTACAACTCGGTCAACGGCACGACGATGACCGAGCACCACCACCTCGTCGAGGAAGTCCTGCGCGGCGAATGGGGCTTCGACGGCGTCAACGTCTCCGACTGGACGGCCGCCCGGGACACGGTGGGCGCCGCGAACGGCGGCCTGGACATCGCCATGCCCGGCCCGCGGACCGTCTACGGCCCCGCCCTCGCCCGGGCCGTACGGGACGGCGAGGTCGCCGAGGCCACGGTCGACGCCGCCGTTCGCCGGGTGCTGCGCCTCGCCGCCCGCGTCGGCGCCCTGGCCGGCGCCGAACCGGCCGTCACCGAACCGCCCGCGCCGGTCGACGGCGCGGCCCTGGCCCGGGAGATCGCCCGCCGCTCCTTCGTCCTGGTCCGCAACGAAAGGCGCGTCCTGCCGCTGAAGCCGGGCGGCACCGTGGCCCTGATCGGCGCCGCCGCCCGCGACGCCCGCGTCCTCGGCGGCGGCTCCGCCACCGTCTTCCCGGCCCGCACCGTCTCCCCGCTCGACGGCCTCACCGCCGCCCTCCCCGCCGGCACCCTGACGTACGACGTCGGCGCCGACCCGGTCACCGAACCGGCCCTGAACGACCCGGGGTTCACCGTGCGGGCGGTCTGCCGGAACGCGGCCGGCGAGGTCATCGGCACCCGCTCCGTCCCCGGCGCGGCCATCCAGTGGATGGGCACCGACCTCCCCGAGGGCGTCACCCACGACACCCTGGACACCGTCGAACTGACCGGCACCTACACCCCCCGCGAGTCGGGCCGGCACACCTTCGCGGTCAAGGGCACGGGCGCCTTCACGCTCACCGTCGGCGGGACGACGTACTACGACGACGTCCAGCGCCCGAGTCCCGACGACCCCTTCGACGCCTTCTTCGGCGCCCCCGTGCCACGCGCCGAAGCCGAACTCACCGCGGGCGAACCGGTCGAGGTCTCCCTCACCCACGCCGTCCGCCTCCCCGAGGACCTCCCGATGAAGGCCGTCGCCTTCGCGCTCGCCCACTGCGGCCCGCCGCGCGACCCGGACGAGCTGATCGCCGAGGCCGCCGAGGCCGCCCGGAACGCGGACACCGCCGTGGTCGTGGTCGCCACCACCGAGCGGGTGGAGTCCGAGGGCTTCGACCGCCGGGACCTGAGGCTCCCCGGCCGCCAGGACGACCTGGTGCACGCGGTCGCCGCCGCCAACCCGGACACCGTCGTGGTCGTCAACTCCGGCTCCCCGGTGGAACTTCCCTGGCGGGACGAGGTCGCCGCGATTCTGCTCACCTGGTTCCCCGGCCAGGAGGGCGGCACCGCCCTCGCCGACGTCCTCACCGGCACCCACGAGCCCGGCGGCCGGCTCCCCACCACCTGGGGCACCCTCGCCGACGCCCCGGTCACCCAGGTCGTCCCGGTGAACGGCGAACTGCCCTACAGCGAGGACCTGTTCATCGGCTACCGCGCCTGGGACCGGGCCGGCCGCACCCCCACCTACCCCTTCGGCCACGGCCTCGGCTACACCGACTGGGCCTACGAGTCGCTGGAGACCGACGGCACCACCGTCCGCGTCCGGGTCCGCAACACCGGCGAACGGCCGGGCCGGGAGGTGATCCAGCTCTACCTCTCCCCGTCCGGGCCCGCCCCCGGCCGCCCGGCCCGCCGCCTGGCCGCCTTCGCCTCCGTCGAGGCCGGCCCCGGCGAGAGCGCCGAGGCCACCATCGAACTGCCCCGCCGCGCCTTCGAGGTGTGGGACGACACGACGAAGACGTGGGCGTGTGTGAAGGGTTCGTACGAGATCTCCGCCGGCCGCTCGATCACCGACCGCCGGCTCACGGCACCGATTAACGTCTGATCCGGGACACTCCCCGCACACCGCGGACGAAGCCCCCACGAACAGCCCCGGTCCGGGACCTGACCCCTGGACCGGGGCTCACCGCCGTCAGCCGCGCACCCCGAAGCCGTACACCGTCTCCGAGCGGTAGACCTCGCCGGGACGCAGGACCGTGGCGGGAAAGTCCGGGCGGTTGGGGGAGTCCGGGAAGTGCTGCGTCTCCAGGGCGGTGCCGGCGTTCGGGGCGAACGGGCCGGACAGGTGGTCGCCGGTGTAGAGCTGGAGGCCCGGCTCGGTCGTCGACACCGTCAGGGTGCGGCCGGAGCCGGGGTCGTAGAGCTCCGCGACCTCCTCGGCCGCCCCGGTCACGCCCTTGTCCAGCACGAAGTTGTGGTCGTATCCGGAGCCAGTCGGGCGCGGCGCCCGGAAGTCCAGGCGGGAGCCCGACACATCGGCCGGCGCCCCCACCGGGATCAGGTCCGCGTCCACCGGCGTGTACCGGGACGCGGCCAGCCGCAGCTCGTGCCCGCCCGTGGCACCGGAACCCGCGCCGCCCAGGTTCCAGTACGTGTGGTTGGTCAGGTTCACGACTGTCGGCGCGTCGGTGACCGCCTCGTAGCCGATCCGCAGCGCCCCCGACGCCGTCAGCGTGTACGTCACCGTCACCGCCAGCCGCCCCGGGAACCCCTCCTCGCCGTCGGGGCTGACCCGGCTCAGCCGCAGCCCGTGCTGCACCGGAGTCACCTCCCACACGTGCTTGTCGAAGCCCCGCTTGCCGCCGTGCAGCGAGTTGGCGCCCTCGTTGCGCGTCACCTCATGCGTCCGGCCGTCCAGGGGGAACCGGCCGCCCGCGATCCGGTTGGCGTACCGGCCGATCACCGCGCCCAGGTACGGCTCCGGATGCCGCAGATAGCCGTCCAGGTCCGCGAAGCCCAGCACCACGTCCGCCGTCCGCCCCGACCGGTCCGGGACCTCGGCCGACTGCACGATCCCGCCGTACGACAGCACCCGCACCCGCACCCCGCCGCGCTCCAGCGTCCACCGGTGCACGGCAGTGCCGTCGGAAAGTGCGCCGAAAAGTTCGCTCATGTGGGAAACCCTAGGTCACGGGCTCTTCGCGGTGACCTTCCGGTACGCGATCTCCGCGAGCCGGGCCTGCCCGTCCTTGCTGGGGTGGAACCAGTCCCAGTGGCTCAGCTGGTCCGTGCCGAAGCGGAAGTCGTACACCGCGCCCCCGTCGAAGCGGCAGCGGCGGTCCTTCGCGCAGACCTCCCGGAGCACCTTGTTGTACTCCACCACCCGCCGCTGCACGGATTCCCGGCGCAGCGTCGCCGCGCTGGTCAGATCGTCCGCGTCGCCCAGCATCGACGGGCAGATGCCCAGCTTCCACACCTGCCTGCCCAGCACGTTCGTCCGGCCCTCGGACCACAGCCGCATCAGGTTCGGCACGCTCGACACGTACACCTGCGTCTTCGGCAGCGCCGAGCGCAGCGTGCGCATCGCCTCCTCGAAGCCCGCGCGGAACTCGGCCACCGGCGTCATCGCCGACGCCGTGGTCCGGCAGGCGTCGTTCCCGCCGGCCATCACCGTCACCAACTCCGGGCGGCGGGCCACCGCCTGCGCCATCTGCCCCGGCAGGTCCGCCATCCGGGCCCCGGTCACCGCGTAGTTCCAGCTGCGCTCCGCCGCTCCCGCGACCCCCAGCAGCCGCACCGCCAGACTCTCCACCGCCGCGTCGCTGCCCGTCGCCCAGGACGCCTCCGGACAGTCCGACAGCACCGTGCACGCGTCGAAGCCGCGGGTGATGGAATCGCCCACCGCCGCGATCGAGTCCGGGCTGGTGTCCCACAGCGGGGGCCGGGCCGCGCGCGCCTTCGTGCCCTCCGCCGCCGGCGAACCGTCCCCGCCCTGGCATCCGGCGACCCCCAGCACCGTGGCCGCCACGACGGCGAAAGCGGCTCGCACACGGTGGCTTCGCTTCCGCATCCCTGCTGTTCCCCTCGCTCGACGGCCCGGTGCTCCCCCTAGGACAACGACTGAGGGTTCCCGGTCCGGCACCCGGGGAACGGCCGGCCCCCGTACAAGCGTCCCCCTGGGTGAATGGCGGCGTTTTCCTGGCGCCGGGACCGACGGTACGTCACACTCCTTGCCCCGTCGCAAGGTAGCCTCGCCATCAACGCGGCCGTCGTGCCACTGCCGCCCAGCCAGTCCGCAAGATGTCCCGCTCTGCCCGGAGGTTCCGGTGACGACACGTGGAGTTCTGTACGTGCACTCCGCGCCGCGCGCGCTCTGCCCGCACGTCGAGTGGGCCATCGCCGGGGTGCTCGGCACGCGCGTCAGCCTCGACTGGATCCGGCAGCCCGCGTCCCCCGGCACCTGGCGCTCGGAGTTCTCCTGGCAGGGCCAGGCCGGCACGGCCTCCAAGCTCGCGTCCGCGCTGCGCGGCTGGCACCTGCTGCGGTTCGAGGTCACCGCCGAACCCTGCCCGACCGCCGAGGGCGAGCGCTACAGCTGCACCCCCGACCTCGGCATCTTCCACGCCGTCACCGGCCTCCACGGCGACATCCTGATCCCCGAGGACCGCCTGCGCGCCGCCCTGACCCGCTCCCAGCGCGGCGAGAGCGACCTGGAGGCCGAGATCGCCAAACTCCTCGGCAAGCCCTGGGACGACGAACTGGAGCCGTTCCGGTACGCGGGCGAGGGCGCCCCGGTCCGCTGGCTGCACCAGGTGGTGTAGAGCGGATGGCCCGGTCTCCACTCCAGGAGACCGGGCCATTCAAGCGCTACGGAACTCAGACCGTACGGAACGCCAGCACCACGTTGTGCCCGCCGAACCCGAACGAGTCGTTCAGCGCGGCGATCCGGCCCTCCGGCAGCGCCCGCGCCTCACCGTTCACGATGTCCGCGTTGACCTCGGGGTCCAGGTTGTCCAGGTTGATCGTCGGCGGCGCCGTGCGCTTCACCAGCGCCAGGATCGACGCGACGGTCTCCACACCGCCCGCGCCGCCGAGCAGATGACCGGTCATCGACTTGGTCGCGGAGATCGCCATGTGGTCGACGTCGTCGCCGAACACCTTCCGCAGCGCCTTGATCTCGGCCACGTCGCCCTGCGGCGTGGACGTGGCGTGCGCGTTGACGTGCACGATCTCGGCCGGCTTCAGGTCGGTGTTGTCCAGCAGGTTCTGCAGCGCGTGCGCGATCCCGTTGCCGGACGGCTCCGGCTGCGTGATGTGGTGGGCGTCGGCGGAGATGCCCTGTCCGACCGCCTCGGCGTAGATCCGGGCACCGCGGGCCTTCGCGTGCTCCTCGGACTCCAGGACGATCACACCGGCGCCCTCGCCGAGCACGAAGCCGTCGCGGCCGGCGTCGTAGGGACGCGAGGCGCCCTGCGGGTCGTCGTTGTTCTTGGACATCGCCATCATGTTGCCGAACGCGGCGATCGGCAGCGGGTGGATGGCGGCCTCGGTACCACCGGCCACGACCACGTCCGCACGCCCGGTGCGGATCATCTCGATCGCGTACCCGATGGCCTCCGCGCCCGAGGCGCAGGCCGAGACGGGGGTGTGCACACCGGCGCGGGCACCCAGCTCGATCCCGACGTTGGCCGCCGGGGAGTTGGGCATCAGCATCGGCACGGTGTGCGGGGAGACGCGGCGTACGCCCTTCTCCTTGAGTACGTCGTACTGGTCCAGCAAGGTCGTCACGCCGCCGATGCCGGAGGCGATGACCGCTCCGAGACGGTCGGGGTTCACGGAGGAGTCCACCCCGGCCTTGGCGGTGAAACCGGCGTCCTTCCATGCCTGCTGAGCGGCGATCAGCGCGAACTGCGCGGACCGGTCCAGCTTGCGGGCCTGCGGCCGGGGGATGATCTCGCCCGGCTCCACGGCGATCTGCGCGGCGATGCGGACCGGCATGTCCGCCGCCCACTCCTGCTCCAGCAGTCTGACACCGGACGTGCCGGCGACCAGGGCCTCCCAGGTCGAGGCTGCGTCGCCACCCAGCGGTGTGGTTGCGCCGATACCGGTGACGACCACGGTGCGATTGGTCGGGCTCACGGGAATTCTTTCTCCAACGGATACGGGGGAGGACTACCCCCGCCGGTGCGGGGATTACGGCGCCACCGCCGGGTGGCGGGGCCTTGCTACACGCGGCCTACGCGGTGGCCTCAGGCCTGGTGCTTGAGGATGTAGTCGGTGGCGTCGCCGACGGTCTTGAGGTTCTTGACGTCGTCGTCCGGGATCTTC
This window harbors:
- the fabF gene encoding beta-ketoacyl-ACP synthase II, whose product is MSPTNRTVVVTGIGATTPLGGDAASTWEALVAGTSGVRLLEQEWAADMPVRIAAQIAVEPGEIIPRPQARKLDRSAQFALIAAQQAWKDAGFTAKAGVDSSVNPDRLGAVIASGIGGVTTLLDQYDVLKEKGVRRVSPHTVPMLMPNSPAANVGIELGARAGVHTPVSACASGAEAIGYAIEMIRTGRADVVVAGGTEAAIHPLPIAAFGNMMAMSKNNDDPQGASRPYDAGRDGFVLGEGAGVIVLESEEHAKARGARIYAEAVGQGISADAHHITQPEPSGNGIAHALQNLLDNTDLKPAEIVHVNAHATSTPQGDVAEIKALRKVFGDDVDHMAISATKSMTGHLLGGAGGVETVASILALVKRTAPPTINLDNLDPEVNADIVNGEARALPEGRIAALNDSFGFGGHNVVLAFRTV
- a CDS encoding beta-glucosidase, which produces MTGPEPTPAEEAREAVVAAALHALDLDAKTRLLAGQDMWSLPALPGIGLASLVMSDGPVGVRGVRWSADDPSVALPSPTALAAAWDPELARRAGVLLAQEARRKGVHVLLAPTVNLHRSPLGGRHFECYSEDPYLTGVIGGGYVRGVQSGGVGATVKHFVANDAETDRFTVDNLVSERALRELYLAPFEAIVRGARPWGVMTAYNSVNGTTMTEHHHLVEEVLRGEWGFDGVNVSDWTAARDTVGAANGGLDIAMPGPRTVYGPALARAVRDGEVAEATVDAAVRRVLRLAARVGALAGAEPAVTEPPAPVDGAALAREIARRSFVLVRNERRVLPLKPGGTVALIGAAARDARVLGGGSATVFPARTVSPLDGLTAALPAGTLTYDVGADPVTEPALNDPGFTVRAVCRNAAGEVIGTRSVPGAAIQWMGTDLPEGVTHDTLDTVELTGTYTPRESGRHTFAVKGTGAFTLTVGGTTYYDDVQRPSPDDPFDAFFGAPVPRAEAELTAGEPVEVSLTHAVRLPEDLPMKAVAFALAHCGPPRDPDELIAEAAEAARNADTAVVVVATTERVESEGFDRRDLRLPGRQDDLVHAVAAANPDTVVVVNSGSPVELPWRDEVAAILLTWFPGQEGGTALADVLTGTHEPGGRLPTTWGTLADAPVTQVVPVNGELPYSEDLFIGYRAWDRAGRTPTYPFGHGLGYTDWAYESLETDGTTVRVRVRNTGERPGREVIQLYLSPSGPAPGRPARRLAAFASVEAGPGESAEATIELPRRAFEVWDDTTKTWACVKGSYEISAGRSITDRRLTAPINV
- a CDS encoding DUF3145 domain-containing protein is translated as MTTRGVLYVHSAPRALCPHVEWAIAGVLGTRVSLDWIRQPASPGTWRSEFSWQGQAGTASKLASALRGWHLLRFEVTAEPCPTAEGERYSCTPDLGIFHAVTGLHGDILIPEDRLRAALTRSQRGESDLEAEIAKLLGKPWDDELEPFRYAGEGAPVRWLHQVV
- a CDS encoding SGNH/GDSL hydrolase family protein; protein product: MRKRSHRVRAAFAVVAATVLGVAGCQGGDGSPAAEGTKARAARPPLWDTSPDSIAAVGDSITRGFDACTVLSDCPEASWATGSDAAVESLAVRLLGVAGAAERSWNYAVTGARMADLPGQMAQAVARRPELVTVMAGGNDACRTTASAMTPVAEFRAGFEEAMRTLRSALPKTQVYVSSVPNLMRLWSEGRTNVLGRQVWKLGICPSMLGDADDLTSAATLRRESVQRRVVEYNKVLREVCAKDRRCRFDGGAVYDFRFGTDQLSHWDWFHPSKDGQARLAEIAYRKVTAKSP
- a CDS encoding aldose epimerase family protein, with the protein product MSELFGALSDGTAVHRWTLERGGVRVRVLSYGGIVQSAEVPDRSGRTADVVLGFADLDGYLRHPEPYLGAVIGRYANRIAGGRFPLDGRTHEVTRNEGANSLHGGKRGFDKHVWEVTPVQHGLRLSRVSPDGEEGFPGRLAVTVTYTLTASGALRIGYEAVTDAPTVVNLTNHTYWNLGGAGSGATGGHELRLAASRYTPVDADLIPVGAPADVSGSRLDFRAPRPTGSGYDHNFVLDKGVTGAAEEVAELYDPGSGRTLTVSTTEPGLQLYTGDHLSGPFAPNAGTALETQHFPDSPNRPDFPATVLRPGEVYRSETVYGFGVRG